The Montipora foliosa isolate CH-2021 chromosome 10, ASM3666993v2, whole genome shotgun sequence genomic sequence aattgtgtagcagatagacaaatttagagttttctattattggtcacgtgaccatgggcgtggcatgtTGACATGATATTTGGGGTCATTGGTTcaaaaaagttggaaactgaccaaactaatgccaaattctctcaaattacttaaccattacatccttaacAACGCACCCGAAATAAtacgtcagtaggcccttaagATCATGGCAATACACTGCACCGAAATTGTGGAATTCTATACCAGACGAAACTGGGAGGATTCTAACATATACCGCTTTTAAGAacaatttaaaaacaataaatcTCACGGAACCATGTTGACCGTGTCTTGTAGATTATTATAAGATTATATTTTATAGCTTGTCAGTTTTCTGAATTGTAGTTTTCTGTTATACACAGGAGATTTCATTTTAGTATGTTTATCTTTATTATTTCGTGGCTTACCTGGAAACTAGCTATTAGATAAGTGTACTGACCACGTTAATaaagtgattgattgattgatcgatcaCAGACATGTTCTGTTGAAGAATCACTATTACAAGGGCTCCCGTAATCCCCTATACATTGTGTGTATTGTCAACTGGGTTATTGACTTTCTGAAAGATCGTAAACAGAGGGTGTGCGTTGATAACATCGCAGCTCCTTTACTGCCTATCAAATGTGGTGTGCCCCAGGGCACTGTTCTGGGGCCCGTACTTTTTACTTTTATGGTTAATGATATAATTCCCACTTCCAGAAATATCTTGATGACTAAATATGCAGATGATGTCACGTGTAGCATACCTGTTGGGCCTAATGTCGATGACTATGCCTCTAGGGAGgtagaaaatattaaagcctgGGCAGtgaagaatttaatgaaacTCAATTTAagtaaaaccaaagaaattgtCATGAAAGGAAGAACATAAGGAAATTCTGCTTATCTAGTATGGGAAAATACTTTTTTGGATTGACTTCCTCTTTATAATCGAAACAGCACatctaaaatcctattttaaaaaagccCAATTTTTCAACACTATTTTGCTCAGTGCTGATTTCCTTACTTGCTGGTATGTACTCCACTCTTATAagtctaaatattgcaacttATTGGGATATCCTGTTCTGTAGATTGAGTACTATTTAAAGTTAAGAATATAACATTATTCTTTCTCTGAGATTGTtgttaacttgaatgtattcacattATGAattacattcacaaatgttttacCCGGTTATGTCATTTTGGAATGTATTTATATACGAAACAGTGTCAATCTCCCTTTTAGTATTGTTAACCATACACCATTTATTTCTATTGGTGGTATACTGTATATAATTACGTTATCTGTAATAATTTCGTATTTTTTCCTCTCCTGAAGCAGTTTTATACAAATGAAAATAACACTTTGCCTGAGATGAGTAAATTTTGTACCAAGATTCCGTGTAAGTGCAttgtaaatatataaataataaataatttaactaCGAATCAGTGTCAATCTCCATATCTTTGTGCAAAATTAGTATTTGATGTATCCACAATGACTGGATAGCAATGAGGGGACGTCCTAtgacttttcttccaacaaacaaCCAGCTCGAAGTTACAGATTTCAATTAATAGGACAATAGGCTCACTTTGCTGGTCGCTTGCGCGcgccttgccacttttaaatttaaactgttCAACTTAAGTTATTCCACTGATATTTGTGTGTCGGCTGTTAAAGGCGATTCCCGTATCACgaattatcattcgatgtattttgtccttccttttcattggccgagagccaaccacgtgacctgcaaataactgcctacaaataagtgttttgctgcaaataatattctgctcatgcgcaattgaaatcacGCTCTTGTGAGGGATCGCCTCCCCGAGCTGTCAAAGCggaatgattcgacatctttagttgatcgaaagaagagtgagaatactaagaaaggaacgAAAGTTACACTCAACGTATTTcgagagtatctcaaggaaagaaaggtagacgaagagtcactcgtgtcatcgacgcgaaggacaagttggcgaatgcatatgtactcaagagattttatgctgaagccagaaaaaagcaTGGGgagctttacaccaaagcttcttttgtcgggatacgctttgaaaactgtgaaattcttcagctttgttgatgcctagtgttattgaactTTTGACTGTAAGTAgaatttgaagtctacaaatataattatgctgagaaggaaaccaactgattggtgccattactcgactctgcaaggcTGCGCGCGCTTACAGCTTCCCCGTAACCAAagagaaacaaacaaacttggtgatcgaatgataaaacagttattaaccttggttatcgcaaaatatcttGATTTGttagtgtctcgcagatcaattactTGCCTCGGCCTTCgtcttcggcaaataattgatctgctcgccactgacaaatcacgatattttgctcaacctcgtccaataattgttaaatattttctaAGATTTGGCCACGAGAGCGCATGAGATGCCGACTTGAGTTTCGTTCTCCGAGTTAGAATTACTTGTGCGCGTCATTTCATCAATTTGAAACTCTCCCAGCTTATATAGGGCAATATGACAAAATACAAATTGAAtaaagcttcaaatttaatgcttttttagTGGTTTAATTTTCAGACGTGAAAGTGTGTCATGTCAAAGGCACAATAGGGCAGAGTGAGATGATATAACAAGATTTGGAGCCATTTTGTAGACAACACCCTGTCACACGAAGCCTGCTGTGTTGAACCTTGCCACTTTAAGtgacaatttctttacacaaatctttttctttggttgttgggctTACTGCAGCAAGCGGGAATTCTCGTATcacggcctatgacaaaagtctcgaaaaagggaattaaaatattttttgccaaggaAATGTAAATAATTTGGAGCACTCGTAAACTAAAGCCTTGCGTCTTGGCCTAATCTGTTCGCTTCGAGATTCAAAATCAGCCCTATTTCTTCCCCAGAAAGGTTGGGAAGCTTTATAGCGAATTGAAATGTTCTTCACCAGTGGGCTGCCATTTTTCGACTCCATCTTGTTAGCTGATTTATCGTTGTCCTCGCCGCTTCAAACGCCAGTTTATCCATATTTTTGAATGTAAActcacatttcaatttaaatccgaCTTACTTTATTATCAAACAGCACTCCATTCTGAGTTGAAGTCTCTTAAATGAGGAAAAAACAACGCCAGGAAGGCAAAACTATCCTCTGCTCCTTGCAAGTTCTGCAATTCATTGCCACACTTTTGACTCGCCATCTTCGTTTCATTCATTTGTGATCCTTCGCCGTATTTCGCGTTGTATGGAACCAGTATCAGTCATAAAGATAAGGTAATGCCCACGTCTTTTAAATGACTCATCACCTTTGCATTCATTGTGCGCCTTCCTTTTGGAAACATGCGATGAATATTAACGATGCCAGCACTAAATCTGCCATTTCTCATGTTCCGGCGTTTCGAAtgaatttgactgaatttcaagGCATTTTCGGGGTGATGAGACGCATGCGTGAATAAAttgcactgctgagagccaatcagattgaaaGGATCACCAGTGACTTCACACTAAAAATTAATGTGTAAGACTACACCTAAAAATGGTGTAACATTGTTGCCAGCCACGCAATcagtttttttgtgtgtattatTACACCAACTTTTAAAGTGTAGTTTAACTCTCAAAAGGATGGTAAATTCACACGCAAAATAGTGTAAAATGGGTATTATACAACTTTGCACTTGTAAAATTACACATCTAGCAAGGGTAATAATATCAGAAAGTATGGGTAAAATTACCCCGAATTATGGTGTAGTGATCTTGCCAGCCCCGCTACCCTTTTTGGAAGGTGTAATTTTACCCCATCtaaaaaaaacatgacacaTGACGCTACATCGATGGGTGACAAACTCAAGCGTAAAATTACAATCGCTTACTTAAGTAAAAAATGCACAACTCTAGATTCGCATTTCTATAACTTATCCTAGGGCCATTAAGGTTGGTTTCCATATGCTTgcagacgatcgcggatcgcagaaagttcttcgatcgtctgcgatcgtgaTCGCACACTATCGCAGAAGGTAGAACCAAGTTCTGTCGCATTGACAGGAATTTTGTATGAATCGAAGTTTTGGAGAGCGTGCTTCCGCAAGAAAATGTATGTATTTGTGCAGACTTGagtataataaaaacaaactaaataTTTAAGAGCAACGAGGTGGCCTCCCGAAACGTTTAGTATTCGTTTGCCTTTTGCAACGATAAAAATGTCATTATAATTCGGGATTGACTTCGCCCGCAATGAGCATAAACGGAGGAGAATCTTGCTTCAACCCAGGTAGCTCCTGTTCAGTAGGCACAACCTGCATATATAAAAGGAAGTGGAAAAGAACACATGTCATAAACATTATAAAAGGtgcaagttacatcgaactgcatgaggtgcgccacccgccagttcagatggaaattataccaCATTGTACACTAttacaactaaattaactgcatggttagatctgcttttcaagttacatcgaactgtatgaggcgtgccacccgccagttcagatggaaaatatactacatagtacactataacaacttaATTAACttcatggttagatctactttacaagttacatcgaactgtatgaggtgcgccacccaccagttcagatggaaattatactacatagcaCACTATAACAtttaaattaactgcatggtgaGATTTACTTTCAATGTCATAAAAGAAGCACACCACACCAAATGTAATTAGAGTAGgtcaaaagaagacctcaacacatGATAGAAACAAATATATAACAATCAATTTTTATCACCTCACGATGGAACACAGCACGTAATCATCAAACCTCGACACATAATAACAAATtcaccacataatgacaaacacacaccacaagacaaaacttcaagaccaaaaaaataaacaatatatAGGTCCAACATTACGAATAAGCTCCCAAATCAGTACCGGTATAACGATATAAAGAGGCCAAGCAAAGAATTCCTCATCAATTTCCATGCATAAAAgaaacatatatttatattaCATTTTAAGGCGGGAAGTTGCGGTCGCCTCGCCAACGAACGAATACCACAACATTATGTTTGTGAAGTTAGGTAGATTTCACCTATTCTGCGCGCCGGCATATCATTATCCGCGAGAAGTATCCGTCGCCGGGACCTAAGGTCTTGATTTGGGTGACATAACGAGCTAACAGTGCCTTCCATTTGTGTCTCAAATCTAAGGAACgtcaaaacactgcaacaattCTTTCGTTTCAACGGAACAGAAAACAGCTTGtattttttaatgtattttaaTACATCGTCCTTTGGTACGAATTGTAGTCGATCCAAAAACACTTGGCTCGACTACAATACGCACCAAAGAACGAtgagaacatcatgaccttcaAAACTTAACAATAGACGTAACGAACACAGTTTACTCACGACGAAAGGATTCAGCATATATTTTGTACGGGCGCCTAAACTGGTAAGCCATTCGCCTACTTCCTCTACTGTCCATAGTTTAACATCTGAGCATCCATGAGCAGCCAGTGAatttaaaataacgcaaaaGGACCTCCAAAGATTCAAAACCTTCTCCGAAGAGTGGCCGAATGAAAAGGAGTACAAAGAGGGTCATCAAGTTTCTTTATCGCCGTTCGATAATGCATCTTGATTGGCGGAGAATTATGTCGCCTTTTTGACCAGAAATTTTTGTCAAAATACGTAAATACTGCAGCCAATCACGTGGCTCGAAGTGACATTTGTAatcggaaacaaatcttttgAATTTCACCGTGCAGCTGACATCTATGCTTGTTACGAACCAGATTTTTAggagcttaaaaaaaaaactaccggTACTGGCTCACATTTGTAATCGGCAGCCATCCTGAACTTATTAAGGAAACGGATGAAGGAAAAGAGAACGAAATTCTTTCTCATGATGATTCGGATGATCCGGTACATTCGCCCAGTTCAGAGGGAGAAAGCGACTCAGAGAATGACACGAGAGATACATCTTCGAATGTTTTCGAAACGTTGATATATTCTTACTTAAACTAGAGAGTGTAACAAATTGAGCCAGACTGCAATGAGAACTACGTACAAATAAATAAGCCCTGAGGACAGCAATGCTTAGTAATTTCTCATGGATTTTAGTTACTCACAGGGATACTCTAATGATGTTTGTTTCTTCTGTGGTGGATACTGACAGGATGTATTTTCATATTACATTATATTACATACATATTATATGTGCGAAAACCACTCATGATAAAGTGGTGTAGATTAATCTGTAAACGGACAGCTACTAAAAATTGATGTAAAAGTGAACTTTCAACTGTGTAATCTTATTCTTCATAATACCCACTAACTTTTGTCCTTTAAGAAGAGTAAAGATACCCAACAAAAAGAGTAATTTTAGAAGATCATTTTAGTGTAATAGTTTACACACCGAGACGGTGTAATTAATAAATTTAACATCTTTACGTTCGTAACATTACACTTAATTTTTTAGTGTGTTCTAAATGGATGTCATAAAGCGGGTTAATGATTTCTTTCCAACTTGTAGAAGTATTTTACATCAAACGGTTTCTGACTCAGTTCTTTCTTTTAAATCACAAAGAATCAACGTCCCATCAAAAAAGATATCACACGCGAAGCTTTGGCAACGACCACATCGACGAGAATGGAGAAAACAAAAGGCTTAATAAGTAAGATCAATGGCTTTACGAAGTCTCTCTAAAGCTCCTCTTTGTTTACGCACCAGTTTAAGTCTCAAATAACTGGTAAACAATTCACAAACcaataaacttgaaataatCACGAAATGGTTACATGAACGAGAAGATAAACGTCCGGGTATTGTTTAATACTTCGTCTTCCTGATGCCGATTGCGAGACACTTGAAAATAGGACGAAACTATATTACAAAAATCTTTCGGCGTTTTCGTGGTGTTTCGAGACTGAATTTAACAGTTATCTTGTATTGATCATGAGTTGTACATTTTCATTACTCTGTATTAGCTTTCAAATGCATGTGGGGACTAGCCCCTCAGTACATTAGTAAACAAATCCCCAAATAGGACTCGCGATATTTGCAAAAATatcgaattttgcgaaaaatcgcagaaTACGGAAAATCAAGAGAACCCTAGTCCCCAACAAGAGCCACGATTTTTGGGATTTTAACGATTTATGcgaaaattaacaaattgttgtcagtttttcatATGTCTGTCAGGTTATTGCaatcatgaattgcgtcatagcattgtcaaagtagctgtggatccacgaggagATAGCCTCGTGGATCCGCAGACaatcaaaacacgagaagaacgcgagacaaaaatgcgagaaacttcaatctgatgCGAGCAATATCGCTTCATTATCGCATAAACTATAAATTTATCGTccgtccgcttattgacaataaaaattagccaatgagcgcgcgagttttgcgaaaaatcgcaaaaatcgtagAACACTGAAAAGGTAGAGAACACTAGTGCCCAAAGAGAGTCTccatttttgcgattttaacgatttttgcgaaaattgcaaatTTTGCGAGAAACAATGAATAGAGAACACTAGTCCCCTACAGGAGTCGCGATTTGTCTGTGGGTCACGACTTTACACCTTGGGAATCCAGTGCCAGCTAGCAAACGCTAACTGTCTTGCAGCGTAAATAATTATTCTATTTCACTGCGGGTGTTAACAACCAACGAACatcactagactgactgaacacagacgagcgacgaggAACGCTGACATCAagaataacattgctgaacagcATCTACAGACAAAACACAGAATCGCGGCTGGGACTCTGCTGtatgtgttacctacagcactaactactaccaacggatcgtactgggaagctggtttactaatttagaacagacaccaataaaccgatgcctacaacttcctgCACCTACAAACGATTTATGGATGACAttaacagacaaacaacacattgATTTAGTCTagcacagtactgcccaacgtattctacgatacacgaacagaccttagacctatagacgggtCGAAACGCAcatatcactgtttagtctttccagccaaaTACATCTACGcacaactgacagtcgaccaataacatcacaaataagttgaccaatAACATCTTCGACCGGacttcttatagtatctactgacgtcaCACAAATCACTGACGATggcttccgctcaggttgtcgaaacgtcagtcaatgtcatctcaaacagtccttttcaggactacactcacctggacgatcgtacttcacttaattatgataAGAAGCTGTCTCGTCTTTTTAGCATTTGGATTCATTTTATTTGACGCAAACCGAATGCGTGCACTTTTTCACAGACATCAACGGTTGATGGATCAAAATATAGTGAGAAATCACTGATATAAAGGGAGAGAATTTAAAGTCCAAGAATAGGCAGGCCCCTACGGGAGCCCTTGTAATAGTAATTCTTCAACAGAATATATCTGTGATCgatcaatcaattaattaattaatcaatcaatcaatcactttATTAACGTGGTCAGTACACTTATCTAATAGCTAGTTTCCAGGTAAGCCACGAAATAATAAAGATAAACATACAAAAATGAGACTTCCTGTGTATAACAGAAAACTACAATTAAGAAAACTGACAAGCTATAAAATATAATCTTATAATGATCTACAAGACATGGTCAACACGGTTCCGTGGGATTTACTGTTTTTAAACTGTTCTTAAAAGCGGTATATGTTAGAATCCTCCCAGTCTTGTCTGGTATAGAATTCCGCAATGCATGATCTTAAGCCGGTCAGTTGTAGAATTCACTGTTGGAAGGTCCACTATTGTGGTACCTTTGTGATTATACTTGAATCGCCTTACAGTTATAGGATCACGTAAACAGACAGGTCGGGATTCGCTGGTTAACATTTTGAAAACAGTTGACAATAGTTTGGCTAATCGTTGTTCGTGGAGACTTGAGAGACCAATCGCTGACGGAAATGGGTAAGCCAGGAAATCGTTGCGGCACCAGCCTTTTATTTCGAATATTTGGATGACAGAATTTGATGGTTCGCTAAGTCAAGAGCTTTTTTAGCCAATCCAAAGCGATGGTGGGGTACCGATTCCAGTTGCTCTGTTTCACTACACAAGATGTTTCATTTAATTGTGCTAAAATCTCTTAGGGCACGGTACCTACACAAGAAAGAAATCCATGTGAGGTGATTTTGACATCATCGTTGAATGAATATAGTGTCTTGAGCAACCAAGTAAGTCTTACGCAATACTTTGCACAgcgttttactttttattttttccagacAGCCGTGCCGTATTTTCTTCCTTGTCTTGCAATAAGAATACAGTCGACCAGCTCGTCTCTGAAGTTGTAAGGGATTTTGTGAACAAACagcttcattttcattttttcaccgAGGGCCCACTGCAGGTCTTGAAAAGAGATCCAACATAGATCTCGTTTCCAGGATCCTTTACAAGAATTTTTGTTCTGCTTACCACGCCACTGCCATATTAAAGCGCGTGGTATCCACTCTGGCTGTTTCCCTTGGATTCCACCTGGGGCATGCGGATACTGATGTAAGGTTCCATACAACGTTTCATCTGGAATGTGAGTATCctttaaaaattcaacaaagtCTTTCCCGATCTGGCTGTGCAGTACAAAGTTAACAAATTGTCGTATCGCAATAATGTGTGTTGCTCCCCTATAAATTGTAATGTTGTGAGGTGGAGGGGGTTTCTTCTCACCCCTAACGAACTTATTCTTGATAAAACGGTGTATGAACTTCGTGCGGGTTTGGAATTCTTCTTCCACAGGAAAACTGgcaatattgttgttgtttttaagaGTTTCCAATGCTCTCACAATTTCTTTGTTATCATAAAGTGGAAAATCTTGTCCAACTAAACTAATATAATATTTCCATTTCACAGAAGACTGTAAAAGCTCTTCCATACAATTGAGGTGAGCTTGAACCAAACTAAAATGTCCCCAGAAAACACTTGTCCTATTGGTGACGACAAAGACATTTGGAAGACAGCGTATCATAGTCTTTATGGCTCTTAGCAAGGCGTCTGGGGATTTTGTGTCGATATGAATGCAGTACACATTGTTGGGCATATAGATTGCTTGAAGAATTCTCTCCACTAAACGTGCACTTTTGTATAATGTTATGGAGTAAGCGATGGG encodes the following:
- the LOC137973662 gene encoding N-acetyllactosaminide beta-1,6-N-acetylglucosaminyl-transferase-like isoform X1: MALSAAKTVLLVCFILVVTQLIIVYQMRSRNKNPSQPTIQSRLKSTTTPLSGLENGMRTELKYPSHETELMTKQMTNKASPTSTLETTTWERCQKLISGEEKLKGTVTRTPPDSEINAKYTPNQDCAQVLRHHFRHPPVSEEEKQLPIAYSITLYKSARLVERILQAIYMPNNVYCIHIDTKSPDALLRAIKTMIRCLPNVFVVTNRTSVFWGHFSLVQAHLNCMEELLQSSVKWKYYISLVGQDFPLYDNKEIVRALETLKNNNNIASFPVEEEFQTRTKFIHRFIKNKFVRGEKKPPPPHNITIYRGATHIIAIRQFVNFVLHSQIGKDFVEFLKDTHIPDETLYGTLHQYPHAPGGIQGKQPEWIPRALIWQWRGKQNKNSCKGSWKRDLCWISFQDLQWALGEKMKMKLFVHKIPYNFRDELVDCILIARQGRKYGTAVWKK
- the LOC137973662 gene encoding N-acetyllactosaminide beta-1,6-N-acetylglucosaminyl-transferase-like isoform X2 — its product is MDFKETPLSPNTGPSVLTTTWERCQKLISGEEKLKGTVTRTPPDSEINAKYTPNQDCAQVLRHHFRHPPVSEEEKQLPIAYSITLYKSARLVERILQAIYMPNNVYCIHIDTKSPDALLRAIKTMIRCLPNVFVVTNRTSVFWGHFSLVQAHLNCMEELLQSSVKWKYYISLVGQDFPLYDNKEIVRALETLKNNNNIASFPVEEEFQTRTKFIHRFIKNKFVRGEKKPPPPHNITIYRGATHIIAIRQFVNFVLHSQIGKDFVEFLKDTHIPDETLYGTLHQYPHAPGGIQGKQPEWIPRALIWQWRGKQNKNSCKGSWKRDLCWISFQDLQWALGEKMKMKLFVHKIPYNFRDELVDCILIARQGRKYGTAVWKK